Proteins from a genomic interval of Oceanispirochaeta crateris:
- a CDS encoding pyridoxamine 5'-phosphate oxidase family protein: MAKLSSEVQEAIKKTLPYNIATASADGVPNLIYITYLKILDDETVVIADNKFDKTRKNLNSNPFISFTVLDKDTNKAYQIKGKVECVTKGKKYDDVVEWVHIQHPQMTPKAAFYVSVQEVYAGAEKLA; the protein is encoded by the coding sequence ATGGCCAAGTTATCCTCAGAAGTTCAGGAGGCAATCAAAAAAACATTGCCTTACAATATTGCCACAGCCAGTGCAGATGGTGTTCCCAATTTGATCTATATTACATATTTGAAAATCCTTGATGATGAAACCGTCGTCATTGCAGACAATAAGTTTGATAAGACAAGGAAAAATCTAAATTCCAATCCTTTTATCTCCTTTACTGTCCTGGATAAAGATACCAATAAGGCCTACCAGATCAAAGGAAAGGTTGAATGTGTTACAAAGGGTAAGAAATATGATGATGTCGTGGAATGGGTTCATATACAGCATCCTCAGATGACACCAAAAGCCGCTTTCTATGTCTCGGTACAGGAAGTTTATGCTGGTGCCGAAAAACTGGCCTGA
- a CDS encoding uroporphyrinogen decarboxylase family protein, whose product MNIENLLKETELNPQAVKEFFSKKYMDENSSGMNSHQRVSLSLNHQEPDRVPFDFWGVPETWDKLFEFFSFTKKNDVLDLLGVDCRIVSPQYCGPELEVLEDGRFYNVWGSLRKIVTNEYSQYEEYAGFPLAEVSSVAQVEQWDKWPRSEYWDWNSIGKEVKEANSQEPRHIRYDIGGIFETAWGVFGLDNFLIALYEKPEVVCAIMDCYTEIFISNFKNLMSKNEGLIDMVYTYDDVATQDGLLMSPDMWRQYILPFHQKLNKVIKEYDVKLIYHSCGAILPLVEALRDEMHIDVLNPLQPAAKGMDMAYIKKTFGDTLAFHGGGDLQKTLPYGSVDEVKEEVKSLCRTLGTGGGYICTSAHYMQADIPLRNILSFFSASRSCH is encoded by the coding sequence ATGAATATAGAAAATTTACTGAAAGAAACAGAATTAAACCCTCAGGCTGTGAAAGAGTTTTTTAGTAAGAAATATATGGATGAGAATTCATCAGGAATGAATTCTCATCAGCGTGTCTCTCTTTCTCTAAATCATCAGGAGCCAGATCGTGTTCCCTTTGATTTCTGGGGTGTTCCTGAAACCTGGGATAAATTGTTTGAGTTTTTCTCTTTCACGAAAAAAAACGATGTTCTGGATCTTCTCGGTGTTGATTGCCGGATTGTGTCTCCCCAGTATTGCGGACCTGAACTGGAAGTTCTAGAGGACGGCCGGTTTTATAATGTATGGGGTAGTCTACGCAAGATTGTGACTAACGAGTATTCACAGTATGAAGAATATGCTGGCTTTCCTTTGGCAGAGGTCAGTTCCGTAGCACAGGTAGAACAATGGGACAAATGGCCCAGGAGTGAGTACTGGGACTGGAACAGTATTGGGAAAGAAGTCAAAGAGGCTAATAGCCAGGAACCTAGGCATATCCGCTATGATATTGGCGGTATATTTGAAACTGCCTGGGGGGTTTTTGGACTGGATAATTTTTTGATTGCCCTATATGAAAAGCCCGAAGTCGTCTGTGCCATCATGGACTGTTATACCGAAATATTTATATCTAATTTCAAAAATCTTATGTCCAAAAATGAAGGTCTCATAGACATGGTTTATACCTATGATGATGTGGCCACCCAGGATGGACTTCTTATGTCTCCTGATATGTGGAGACAGTATATACTTCCCTTTCATCAAAAGCTGAACAAGGTTATTAAAGAGTACGATGTGAAGCTGATTTACCACTCCTGTGGTGCCATCCTGCCCCTTGTAGAAGCCTTGAGAGATGAGATGCATATTGATGTACTCAATCCTCTTCAACCAGCTGCGAAGGGAATGGATATGGCCTATATTAAGAAAACCTTTGGGGATACTCTCGCTTTTCACGGGGGGGGAGACCTTCAGAAAACTCTACCCTATGGCAGTGTGGATGAGGTGAAGGAAGAAGTTAAATCTTTGTGTAGAACCTTGGGAACCGGCGGTGGGTATATCTGTACTTCCGCTCATTATATGCAGGCTGATATCCCTTTAAGAAATATACTTTCCTTTTTTTCAGCCTCACGGAGTTGTCATTAA
- a CDS encoding phosphopentomutase, translating to MRATVLVIDSFGMGELPDARAYGDVGSNTALHICEHMNQPLWPTMKAMGLGNASELLGNPLPGCESVPSPEASFGVMKETSPGKDTTTGHWEMAGIVLDKAFSQFPKDFPSFPDSLVKEFVSRTGCGGILGNKAASGTEIIEELGEEHLKTGFPICYTSADSVFQIACHMEKYTIEELYKMCEIGRELCDPLAVGRVIARPFDGPVGGFFRTKERHDYSIALPEDSLLDHLQKNSVKTVAVGKIGSIFNESGIDESFHDAGNPACLKRTEEILGVAAEKNEFVFVNLVDTDMIFGHRRDIKGYADAVSSIDARIPRFIDLMAKGDVLIITGDHGCDPSFQGTDHTREHVPVLWYEKGGEVYSLGIRESFADLSASLCSYFSVPPMRKGCSFK from the coding sequence ATGCGGGCAACAGTACTGGTTATTGACAGTTTTGGTATGGGTGAGCTTCCGGACGCCCGAGCCTATGGAGATGTTGGATCAAATACGGCACTACATATCTGTGAGCATATGAATCAACCTCTCTGGCCAACCATGAAAGCCATGGGATTGGGAAATGCATCAGAACTCTTGGGGAATCCTCTCCCCGGATGTGAATCTGTTCCCTCTCCAGAGGCTTCCTTCGGTGTCATGAAAGAGACGTCCCCAGGAAAGGATACAACGACGGGTCATTGGGAGATGGCTGGTATCGTTTTGGATAAGGCATTCAGTCAATTCCCTAAGGACTTTCCCTCTTTTCCTGACTCCCTGGTGAAAGAATTTGTATCCAGAACAGGCTGTGGGGGTATCCTTGGGAATAAGGCCGCCAGCGGGACAGAGATCATTGAAGAGTTGGGAGAAGAACACCTGAAAACAGGATTTCCCATCTGCTATACTTCTGCAGATTCAGTGTTTCAGATAGCCTGTCATATGGAAAAATATACCATAGAAGAGTTGTATAAGATGTGCGAGATTGGGAGAGAACTCTGCGATCCTCTCGCGGTAGGTCGTGTCATTGCCCGCCCTTTTGATGGCCCTGTCGGTGGGTTTTTCAGAACAAAAGAACGCCATGATTACTCCATTGCACTGCCAGAGGATTCTCTCCTCGATCATCTTCAGAAGAATTCAGTAAAAACCGTGGCTGTCGGTAAAATCGGTTCCATATTCAACGAGTCCGGCATTGATGAAAGCTTTCATGATGCAGGAAATCCTGCCTGCCTCAAAAGAACAGAAGAAATATTAGGCGTAGCTGCCGAAAAGAATGAATTTGTATTTGTTAATCTCGTTGATACAGATATGATTTTTGGGCACAGACGAGACATAAAAGGATACGCCGATGCGGTTTCTTCCATAGATGCCAGAATCCCCCGTTTTATAGACCTTATGGCTAAGGGAGATGTTCTTATAATCACAGGAGATCACGGATGTGATCCTTCTTTTCAAGGGACCGATCATACTCGTGAACATGTTCCTGTTCTCTGGTATGAAAAGGGAGGGGAGGTGTATTCTCTAGGGATAAGAGAGAGTTTTGCAGACCTCTCTGCATCTCTATGTTCTTATTTTTCTGTACCGCCCATGAGAAAAGGATGTTCATTCAAATGA
- the deoC gene encoding deoxyribose-phosphate aldolase, producing MEKKLSKYIDHTILKAAATPQDVIKICKEALKYDFASVCVNSCHTALVAQQLKGSTVAPCVVVGFPLGACQTSIKAAECAQAVKDGALEIDMVLNIGQMKTGNLDYVRSDIKAVVDASGEALVKVILENCYLTKDEIRQACLLCEEAGADFVKTSTGFGSGGATVDDVALMKKTVPNLQVKAAGGIRDRATALAMISAGADRLGASAGIAIIEGESDAGNSTGY from the coding sequence ATGGAAAAGAAACTGTCGAAATACATTGATCACACCATCTTGAAGGCCGCCGCCACGCCCCAAGATGTCATAAAAATTTGTAAAGAGGCTTTGAAATACGATTTTGCCTCGGTTTGCGTTAATAGTTGTCATACTGCGCTGGTTGCCCAGCAGCTCAAGGGGAGCACTGTGGCACCCTGTGTCGTGGTTGGCTTTCCTCTGGGAGCCTGTCAGACATCGATCAAAGCGGCAGAATGCGCCCAGGCCGTCAAAGACGGAGCCCTTGAGATCGATATGGTTCTCAATATAGGACAGATGAAAACGGGGAATCTGGATTATGTCCGATCAGATATAAAGGCCGTTGTGGATGCATCGGGAGAGGCTTTAGTTAAGGTTATTCTGGAAAATTGTTATCTCACAAAGGATGAAATACGCCAGGCTTGCCTTCTGTGTGAAGAAGCCGGGGCAGATTTTGTTAAGACCTCCACTGGGTTTGGATCTGGAGGTGCGACTGTCGACGATGTTGCCCTTATGAAGAAGACTGTGCCGAATCTTCAGGTGAAGGCGGCAGGAGGTATCAGAGACAGAGCAACAGCATTGGCCATGATCAGTGCCGGAGCAGACCGGTTGGGAGCGAGCGCTGGAATTGCAATCATTGAAGGAGAGTCAGATGCGGGCAACAGTACTGGTTATTGA
- a CDS encoding L-serine ammonia-lyase, iron-sulfur-dependent, subunit alpha, producing the protein MDSIRTLFKTGNGPSSSHTMGPQKAAAAFLINYPGADLYRVSLFGSLAATGRGHLTDQIIQDTLAPHNVEILWFPDNLMPEHPNGMKMEAFKDKELLGQWEGYSIGGGIIRTSGIGNEEATEVYTHSSMSKILKHVNKHGLTLWEYVFMNEGKGIREFLSEVLKDMMRSIDEGLSDEGVLPGGLYLSRKSCTYRKRAAMLAEPLSTSARLFSYALAVSETNASGGVVVTAPTCGASGVLPAVLRSMKESFGLSETDLIRALATAGILGNVVRTNGSISGAEVGCQGEVGVACSMAAGAAAQLMGGTPRQIEYAAEMALEHHLGLTCDPIKGLVQIPCIERNVMGASRAIANAEYAIISDGSHKVTFDEAITTMTQTGRDLMSSYRETSLGGLATIYDENKME; encoded by the coding sequence ATGGATTCTATAAGGACATTGTTTAAGACCGGAAACGGTCCCTCCAGCAGTCATACCATGGGCCCTCAGAAGGCTGCTGCGGCTTTTTTGATCAACTATCCCGGTGCAGATCTCTATCGAGTGAGCCTTTTTGGTAGTCTTGCAGCCACCGGCAGAGGACATCTCACCGATCAGATTATTCAGGATACCCTGGCTCCTCATAATGTTGAAATCCTTTGGTTCCCTGACAACCTAATGCCCGAACATCCCAATGGAATGAAGATGGAAGCCTTTAAGGACAAAGAGCTTTTGGGGCAATGGGAAGGGTACAGCATTGGTGGTGGTATCATTAGGACCTCCGGCATAGGTAATGAAGAAGCTACAGAGGTTTATACCCATAGTTCCATGTCTAAGATTCTAAAGCATGTCAATAAACATGGACTAACCCTTTGGGAATATGTTTTTATGAATGAAGGCAAAGGTATCCGTGAGTTTCTGAGCGAGGTTCTTAAGGATATGATGCGGTCTATCGATGAAGGATTATCCGATGAAGGGGTCCTTCCCGGAGGTCTTTATCTCAGCCGCAAATCCTGCACCTACCGTAAGAGAGCTGCCATGCTGGCAGAGCCTCTCTCCACTTCTGCCAGACTGTTTTCCTATGCTTTGGCTGTTTCGGAAACCAATGCCAGTGGCGGTGTGGTTGTGACTGCTCCTACTTGTGGAGCCAGCGGTGTGCTCCCTGCGGTGCTTAGATCCATGAAAGAATCTTTTGGTCTGAGTGAAACAGATTTGATTAGAGCCCTGGCTACTGCGGGTATTCTCGGTAATGTTGTTAGAACCAACGGATCTATCTCTGGAGCCGAGGTGGGGTGCCAGGGGGAGGTCGGAGTCGCCTGCTCCATGGCAGCCGGTGCGGCGGCGCAGCTTATGGGAGGTACTCCACGTCAGATTGAGTATGCAGCCGAAATGGCACTGGAGCACCATTTGGGACTCACCTGTGATCCCATTAAGGGACTCGTACAAATACCCTGTATCGAACGAAATGTCATGGGAGCGAGCAGAGCCATTGCCAATGCCGAATATGCTATAATCAGTGATGGTTCCCATAAGGTTACTTTTGATGAAGCCATCACGACAATGACCCAGACAGGTAGAGACTTGATGAGCAGTTATAGAGAAACTTCATTGGGAGGACTGGCCACCATCTATGATGAAAATAAGATGGAATGA
- a CDS encoding thymidine kinase, giving the protein MSAKMGYDSGDFLKSLGFPEIRVHQSNGHFDFTKSGRRILVIGPMGSGKTEYSAKIWRDARVTLEKSDIVAELTRTGVADRRNVFFVRSALDEKRFEEYPEDALAYRGGYERLGNNIAKISNSFDLEQLLADFPQMGTWIIDEASFFDERMAYVIKYASESKGLVFVYPTLILNFRRDIFNSTARLLIETATDVYPLTAYCEHADCIQDSFYTYRYYSVAGQECPALYFDPLIIIGGDMKKEDPREPNYCTRCDHHHFLPGKVYTYFTLKPLGEEAAKGNTDPLMKELKLLTNDIRESELYKSVLAEQEDGFSHSQVIMNALKVPCLAEKALLYLFVEENLISSDLFRTFVMELNLDREYLMNRLSDNGRTIRW; this is encoded by the coding sequence ATGAGTGCTAAAATGGGATATGATTCGGGAGATTTCTTAAAAAGCCTTGGATTTCCTGAAATCAGGGTACATCAATCCAATGGACATTTTGACTTTACAAAATCGGGAAGACGCATCCTCGTCATTGGTCCCATGGGTTCGGGAAAAACCGAATATTCGGCTAAAATCTGGCGGGATGCCAGAGTGACCCTCGAGAAGTCTGATATTGTGGCTGAATTGACCAGAACTGGTGTAGCAGACAGACGCAATGTGTTTTTTGTCCGGTCTGCTCTAGATGAAAAACGTTTTGAAGAGTATCCCGAAGATGCACTGGCTTACCGGGGCGGTTATGAACGTTTGGGAAATAATATTGCCAAAATCAGTAATTCCTTTGATCTGGAGCAGTTGTTGGCAGATTTCCCCCAGATGGGAACCTGGATCATAGATGAAGCGTCCTTCTTCGATGAACGAATGGCCTATGTGATCAAATACGCATCTGAATCAAAGGGACTGGTCTTTGTTTACCCTACGCTTATCCTCAATTTCAGAAGAGACATCTTTAATTCCACTGCCCGGCTTTTGATTGAAACCGCCACGGATGTTTATCCTCTGACGGCCTACTGCGAACATGCCGACTGTATTCAAGACAGCTTTTACACCTATAGATATTATTCAGTGGCTGGTCAGGAGTGTCCAGCTCTCTACTTTGACCCTCTGATCATTATCGGAGGAGATATGAAAAAAGAAGATCCCAGAGAGCCCAATTATTGTACCCGCTGTGATCACCATCATTTCCTTCCCGGAAAGGTGTACACATATTTTACTCTCAAACCCCTAGGTGAAGAAGCGGCCAAGGGGAATACGGACCCACTAATGAAAGAGTTGAAGCTCTTGACAAATGATATAAGGGAATCAGAATTATACAAGAGTGTCCTGGCAGAACAGGAGGACGGTTTTAGTCATTCACAGGTGATTATGAATGCCCTAAAAGTCCCTTGTTTGGCTGAGAAAGCCCTCCTTTATCTGTTTGTGGAAGAAAATCTAATCAGCAGTGATCTTTTTAGAACCTTTGTCATGGAATTGAATCTGGATAGGGAGTATTTAATGAATAGGCTGAGCGACAATGGCCGCACTATAAGGTGGTAG
- a CDS encoding ankyrin repeat domain-containing protein: MNKRYGFFGLSLILSLLISSCGTMPQEEINKPNTDEELVKTEDSLHSLVQNSNTVGLEELFKINVDVNERDDKGRTALHIAASAGNTKIVQLLLLQKADPDSRDNNGKTPLHLAVAAGHIETASVLVDGKANIFVEDQQQITAVEAGFDQLPMLKALTRESNVNQGMVKIGTLLHLAASKGNTEAARHLINLKTDPNVKNTAGKLALDIALEDRNSLERARIASLLIKSGSFRAQDEIYDYFYTLNTQKDINLRFDFGQTALHMAAEKGHEGIVRFLLAEGADLNSRDKPGNTPLHSAVRGGYKNIVSLILSSGADVNASDYNSNIPLHMALTLDSNIEILKMLLSAGADYNAKNSFGNTPLHLTVTLNRNKIAAETLLQYGAELENRNKNGNTALMEAVDRNNSEIALLLLQRGSDIFARNRQNQTPLSLSLTKGVSTLSWFINQSNINAQDNEGNSPLHMAVMINVSDDVIRFLLENGAAIDSRNFSGETPLHLAVEKEMLTLTEAFLIKGGDFYIENNNGETALSLAFEKGPDFVDQFLIDAVLEKEDSLKYTPLFHAVLWEKPSIVSVLLDKGADINKKSLIGSTALHEAVKTGSLEISRILLRSNADVNATDNIGNTPLHEIVNWNSLSLAELLISSGAEIDKKNLEGRTPFYEAVVKGDFEMCSFLIKNGADKDSRDNSGKTALFETIINKNRSLMELLISQGCSIQKRDNQGNTALHAAVIVDNTPAIEYLFSLNADIFATNKQNASPLSLVLRKGNEAVKSFMTTENINSMDNNGNTPLHIGASIKVPVSTLQVLIDKGADLEARNNLGQRPYDKAVEVKYDAALDILN, from the coding sequence ATGAATAAGAGATATGGATTTTTCGGATTATCCCTGATTTTGAGCCTGCTTATTTCCTCCTGTGGGACAATGCCTCAGGAAGAAATAAATAAACCGAATACCGATGAAGAGTTGGTGAAAACTGAAGACAGTCTTCATTCTCTTGTCCAAAATAGCAACACAGTAGGATTAGAAGAACTCTTTAAGATAAACGTTGATGTGAATGAAAGAGATGATAAGGGTCGCACAGCCCTTCATATTGCTGCCTCTGCAGGAAATACGAAAATAGTACAACTTCTTCTCCTTCAAAAAGCCGATCCCGACAGCCGTGATAACAATGGAAAAACTCCGCTTCACCTAGCCGTGGCAGCTGGACACATAGAGACGGCGTCCGTCCTCGTAGATGGAAAAGCCAATATTTTTGTAGAAGACCAGCAGCAAATCACTGCTGTTGAAGCCGGTTTTGATCAATTGCCAATGTTAAAAGCTCTCACACGAGAGAGTAACGTGAATCAGGGAATGGTTAAAATAGGGACTCTTCTTCATCTGGCGGCATCCAAGGGCAACACAGAGGCTGCCAGACACTTGATCAACCTGAAAACAGATCCGAATGTGAAGAATACGGCTGGGAAACTGGCTCTGGATATTGCATTGGAGGATAGAAACAGCCTCGAAAGAGCACGGATTGCTTCACTCCTGATAAAATCCGGCTCCTTCAGAGCCCAGGATGAAATCTATGATTATTTTTATACATTAAATACTCAGAAGGACATTAATTTACGCTTTGATTTTGGACAGACAGCCCTCCATATGGCCGCTGAAAAAGGCCATGAAGGGATTGTAAGATTTCTGTTGGCAGAAGGAGCTGATCTGAACAGTCGTGACAAACCCGGCAATACCCCACTACACAGTGCTGTGAGAGGAGGATATAAGAACATCGTTTCTCTCATCCTCTCATCAGGAGCCGATGTGAATGCTAGCGATTATAATAGCAACATTCCTCTTCATATGGCTCTGACTCTTGATTCAAATATTGAAATTCTAAAAATGCTCCTGTCTGCCGGAGCTGATTACAATGCTAAAAACAGCTTTGGAAACACACCCCTTCACCTGACGGTGACATTGAATAGAAATAAAATTGCCGCAGAGACCCTTCTCCAATACGGGGCTGAACTTGAAAACAGAAATAAGAATGGTAACACAGCACTTATGGAGGCTGTGGATAGAAATAATTCCGAGATAGCTCTGCTCCTCCTGCAAAGGGGATCAGACATTTTTGCCAGAAACAGACAAAATCAGACTCCCTTGAGCCTGAGTCTGACAAAGGGAGTCTCCACACTAAGCTGGTTTATAAACCAAAGTAATATCAATGCTCAGGATAACGAGGGGAATTCTCCTCTTCACATGGCTGTCATGATCAATGTAAGTGATGATGTGATCCGCTTTCTCCTCGAGAATGGTGCGGCTATAGACAGCCGTAATTTTTCAGGTGAAACACCCTTGCATCTGGCTGTAGAAAAAGAGATGCTCACCCTCACTGAGGCTTTTCTGATAAAGGGTGGAGATTTCTACATTGAGAATAACAATGGTGAAACAGCTCTATCTCTGGCTTTTGAAAAAGGACCGGATTTTGTCGATCAGTTCCTCATTGATGCGGTTCTTGAAAAAGAGGATAGTCTCAAATACACCCCCTTGTTTCATGCGGTTCTCTGGGAAAAACCCTCCATTGTTTCAGTACTCTTAGACAAGGGAGCTGATATCAATAAAAAGAGTTTGATTGGATCCACAGCTCTCCATGAGGCTGTAAAAACCGGATCTTTGGAAATTTCGAGGATTCTGTTACGTTCCAATGCGGATGTAAATGCTACAGACAATATTGGGAATACACCCTTACATGAAATAGTGAACTGGAACTCCTTGAGTCTTGCAGAGCTATTGATCTCGTCAGGGGCGGAAATCGACAAAAAGAATCTTGAAGGCCGGACTCCGTTCTATGAAGCCGTAGTCAAGGGTGACTTTGAAATGTGCAGTTTTCTGATCAAAAACGGGGCCGATAAGGACAGCCGTGACAACAGTGGAAAAACGGCCTTATTTGAAACAATTATAAACAAAAATAGGTCTCTTATGGAGCTATTAATCAGCCAGGGATGCTCAATCCAAAAAAGAGACAATCAGGGAAATACAGCTCTACATGCCGCGGTCATTGTCGACAATACTCCAGCCATTGAGTATTTGTTTAGTTTAAATGCAGATATTTTTGCAACGAATAAACAGAATGCTTCCCCATTGTCTCTTGTTTTGAGAAAGGGCAATGAAGCCGTTAAGTCTTTTATGACTACCGAGAATATCAATTCCATGGACAATAACGGAAATACCCCTCTCCATATAGGAGCCTCCATTAAAGTCCCTGTGAGCACTTTGCAGGTTCTAATTGATAAGGGAGCCGATTTAGAGGCAAGGAATAACCTGGGACAACGCCCCTATGACAAGGCCGTTGAAGTCAAATATGATGCGGCTCTCGATATTTTAAACTAA
- the udk gene encoding uridine kinase, producing the protein MDTPKIIGISGGSGSGKTTIVRKISESIQDFVFIPQDNYYKSAEFINNSNITEFNFDHPNAFDRDLMTKHLSDLKAGRTIQMPQYDFVHHCRLEETIEVHPKKVIIFEGIMVFYEQTIRNLMDLKIFVDTPDDIRFIRRLQRDVNERGRTQESVIKQYMDVVRPGHFEFIEPTKSYADIIIPEGGMNMNALQVLAAFMKDIVGN; encoded by the coding sequence ATGGATACACCAAAAATTATTGGTATTTCCGGAGGATCCGGTTCTGGAAAGACGACAATCGTCCGGAAAATCTCAGAGTCTATTCAAGACTTTGTATTTATTCCTCAGGACAATTATTACAAATCTGCTGAGTTTATCAATAACAGCAATATCACCGAATTTAACTTTGATCATCCAAATGCCTTCGATCGTGACCTGATGACAAAACATCTGTCCGATCTTAAAGCGGGAAGGACTATTCAGATGCCTCAATATGACTTTGTGCATCACTGCAGACTGGAAGAAACCATTGAGGTGCATCCTAAGAAGGTCATTATTTTCGAAGGGATCATGGTCTTTTATGAACAGACAATTCGTAATTTGATGGATTTAAAAATCTTTGTAGACACCCCCGATGACATTCGTTTTATCAGGAGGCTTCAGCGGGATGTAAATGAACGGGGTAGGACGCAGGAATCGGTTATCAAACAGTATATGGACGTTGTCCGTCCCGGACATTTTGAGTTCATTGAACCTACCAAGAGCTATGCCGACATCATTATCCCCGAGGGAGGAATGAATATGAATGCTCTCCAGGTTCTAGCGGCCTTTATGAAAGATATTGTGGGAAATTGA
- a CDS encoding ABC-F family ATP-binding cassette domain-containing protein, with translation MNLISIDKIVISKGGKTLLNGCSFGIDSDDRIALIGTNGCGKSSLIRVLTGEETPDEGTVSRNNILYISQVDQQPDFLPDERVLDFVFRDPTMQMKLIREYEECSQLLESGSSDEALLNRFHTLTEEMGKWSCWELESRVKSLLSELKIDDFHAPMSSLSGGMVKKTALVRALCQDFSLLILDEPTNHLDIPTIEWLQEYLKKLDKAFLLVTHDRYFMENICNRILEIDDQNVFQYKGNYSRYLDQKALRQNIENRSQARIESILRQELKWISRGPRARAGKDKKRTANYYNLMEQKNNDELSSAEFSSSFRRLGKKILHLKQIAFSYGDKEIIKPFTYQFRRGERIGLIGPNGSGKTTLLNLISGVLQPDSGSVDKGINTHIGYFDQTGSVLKSEMKVMDYLNEFAEKVTLSDGSTLTPSQLLDRFLFPKSLYYTALGDISGGERRRLYLIRILLSNPNFLLFDEPTNDLDLQTLTLLEDYLMDFPGCLMLVSHDRYFLDRVTDFQFVFDRKGNIHGFTGNYSEYKSLIEEEVKQSEKASNHKEKESQVNHRTKKLSFKEKQEFESMEDKILELESKIADQELLFAAPDFNPEESAQLTRVYESLKSELETLYSRWEELSSLAEA, from the coding sequence ATGAACCTAATATCCATTGATAAAATAGTAATCAGCAAGGGTGGAAAAACCCTCTTAAACGGATGCTCATTCGGAATCGATTCTGATGACAGAATAGCATTGATAGGTACCAACGGCTGTGGAAAGTCTTCACTTATACGTGTACTGACTGGAGAGGAAACACCCGATGAGGGGACTGTTTCCAGAAACAATATCCTTTATATCAGTCAAGTTGATCAGCAACCAGATTTCCTCCCTGATGAAAGGGTCCTTGATTTTGTTTTCAGAGATCCCACTATGCAGATGAAGCTTATTCGTGAATATGAAGAATGCAGCCAATTACTCGAATCCGGAAGCAGTGACGAGGCCCTTCTAAACCGTTTTCATACTCTCACAGAAGAGATGGGGAAATGGTCCTGCTGGGAATTGGAAAGCAGGGTAAAATCCCTTCTTTCCGAACTTAAGATTGATGATTTCCATGCCCCCATGAGCTCACTCTCTGGAGGGATGGTCAAGAAAACCGCATTGGTGAGAGCCCTCTGTCAGGATTTTTCTCTCCTGATACTGGATGAACCTACAAACCACCTGGATATACCCACCATAGAATGGCTACAGGAGTATCTCAAAAAGCTGGATAAAGCCTTCCTTTTGGTCACTCATGACCGATACTTCATGGAAAATATATGCAACAGGATTCTAGAAATTGATGATCAGAATGTTTTTCAATACAAGGGAAATTATTCCAGGTATTTAGATCAGAAGGCCTTACGTCAAAATATTGAAAACAGAAGTCAGGCCCGTATTGAGTCGATACTGAGACAGGAACTTAAATGGATCAGCCGCGGTCCTAGGGCAAGAGCCGGCAAGGATAAGAAAAGAACAGCCAACTACTACAATCTTATGGAGCAGAAGAACAATGATGAACTGTCTTCTGCGGAGTTCAGCTCATCCTTCAGACGTCTGGGTAAAAAGATTTTGCACCTAAAACAGATTGCCTTTTCCTATGGTGATAAAGAGATCATAAAACCCTTTACATACCAGTTTCGAAGAGGAGAAAGGATTGGTTTAATAGGACCGAACGGCTCTGGTAAAACAACTCTGCTGAACCTGATAAGCGGCGTTCTTCAACCCGATTCCGGGAGTGTGGACAAAGGCATCAACACGCATATCGGATATTTTGATCAAACTGGAAGTGTCTTGAAGAGCGAGATGAAAGTCATGGACTATCTCAATGAATTTGCCGAAAAAGTGACCCTCTCAGATGGAAGCACATTGACTCCATCTCAATTATTAGACCGATTTCTTTTTCCAAAGTCTCTATATTATACGGCTCTTGGTGATATATCAGGGGGAGAACGGAGGAGACTGTACCTTATTCGTATACTACTGAGTAACCCTAACTTCCTGCTCTTTGATGAGCCGACCAACGACCTGGATTTACAAACTCTCACTCTGCTCGAAGATTATTTAATGGATTTTCCAGGTTGTCTGATGCTTGTATCCCATGACAGATACTTTCTGGACAGAGTGACAGATTTTCAGTTTGTCTTTGACAGAAAAGGCAATATTCATGGCTTTACAGGAAATTACAGCGAGTATAAATCACTGATTGAAGAAGAAGTAAAACAATCAGAAAAAGCATCCAATCATAAGGAAAAAGAATCTCAGGTTAATCATAGAACCAAAAAACTCAGCTTCAAGGAAAAACAGGAATTTGAATCTATGGAGGACAAGATTCTGGAACTGGAATCAAAAATAGCCGATCAGGAACTCCTTTTTGCCGCTCCAGATTTTAATCCGGAAGAATCGGCCCAGCTGACCCGTGTCTATGAATCCTTAAAATCAGAATTAGAGACCCTATACAGTCGTTGGGAAGAGCTATCATCCCTGGCCGAAGCTTAG